The following proteins are encoded in a genomic region of Pungitius pungitius chromosome 19, fPunPun2.1, whole genome shotgun sequence:
- the si:ch211-285f17.1 gene encoding sickle tail protein isoform X10, with protein sequence MRAGSDGILSRQKSFKDKAQGESRPEAPAPPGQGPGEKGQETEVLPPKSRISPPKVASPLQGSVHKQTKSNLKVTSPEDTQHVGRRQASPDGTSRGDAKGSRTVPRRHTLGGARGSREILAMQPPDMDKKREAFLEHLKQKYPHHASAIMGHQERLREQSLQGMLSSLHSELDIQRYLMKIQLPHRSRSPKHGPHSSTGDQVDHLSLASLDSLDAMSEADSPSAFTRGSRIRASLPVVRSTNQTKDRSLGVLYLLYGDETKQIRMPNEITSMDTVRALFVSAFPQQLTMKMLESPSVAVYVKDDMRNIYYELADVRNIADHSCLKVYHKDPAQAFSHGPRPANGDARMHSEPMHAVRDGPPPLRQPPVGPPAHHPMQGALPPSPHSMPPSPSRIPFGPRQGSLPGNATIPRDRLSNANPAARSISPCPSAILERRDVKPDEDRGGKSQSLSRGSESLYADPYVLQDGRMSMASAHGPQQSPGIDGTDHAIGGFHRASIRSTGSYGGPSPTDTMDHPSLYRQKSRNSQLPTLGSKTPPPSPHRMAEVRMIDIHGGPPYGGPPHGMPPHGGPPPGMPPHGMPPHGMPPHGGPPHGMPPPGMPPHGVPPHGMPPPGVPPHGVPPHGVPMERSSPVRQSFRKEEAAGAKPRNSMGSPVVPDLQGHLQGPIAVASEHQTRVRMKAMEQQIASLTGLVQHALLKEPNTSGTKELLSEIPSKTSSPAHSAHSSGGSPVLAPKSSAAPLAKGPVPLKVNLLQFRKNVSDLRMQLHQMRQQQVQNQEALRVQLKRAEQEISVKLMEAMQGLEDPVQRQRALVEEDRHKYLGLEERVLTQLGELEQYVGSLQKDLEATQRAVTLKDVEEGAVTLRKVGESLAGLKGEFPALQTKMRSVLRVEVEAVKFLKEEPHKLDSMLKRVKSVTDTLNGLRRCAPEGPQKGPDPFAKVPVDDSSPAAAAKAPPPPVVQPSSAPEPQSSTVKSEVMPSSPVVIHHVQSSPVHIRQSQQSAALTAQPSPPLTPSPSHVPAPAPSQDRDSANGGASDPPGPAHHKKTQGNPVNNGNGTAPQGLVVEELQTSREKGKQRAMSIKAAEREWEERRQNMGHYDGKEFEKILQEAQANMMKGIPSLEVEENPTPIPDATTEREDIHNLVESLTEPQSEPHSDKPGQKGPEKLPKPALEKPAKPSKSAAKPTESFAKQGSEKSSKSPAPPPPPRKTYSSSSSGMTTTRSGEVVFTSRRESVSAQEGEGDTPPPSPQPKPNKVRPETKPKPATPPPVTAPVAREEEDEGDRIMAELQVFQKCAVKDVGVKNLVEPTSRIEPQIRELRPGALLPLKEKKQSSEPTREDKDPDIDENGNTTVRQSQGVIYYVTGQIPKEHPAPSGTEETPEHREPTQPPSQVSNVNVNDNSPSQQKQQHQQPQSPPPKSPPPVTPPPISPKPVGLKGFKLPRTQVKRAESLKTSAEMERGKVLNKMNTERKNNAIQQRVDSSKIITPEPAATTTTIGVQEVPKGSVAPPKKPPSEARDPPKPKSNLEEYHDEASLSPDLPGEEAPPPPDNIAFMITHTKVQALSRGEYQELVNAQKGNDFQTFTLGNAAYPGGPTAVPTAPQDNGFNKKPVIIIFDEPMDIRSAYKRLSTVFECEEEMDRMMAAECIEEESEESDTESGGGQVKAAGVEAASPKVAADQLAASLSSSSSSSIPELITEGGMNLESSSDAKHDVKKKFKFKFAKKHLAALTQAIRSGTKSGKKTLQVVVYEDEEESDGTIKQHKEAKRFEIARSKSVSDAPRAPGSAAPPKRQNSDSLYRTDEIRKNTYKTLDSLEQTIKQLETTISEMGPQSPGEPVGSEEAQAEYGKGSEGVGLKRSSSLPTSRGSGAKVSSKKPSLKKIKPQLLPRPVVIPTPTSTTTTTTVPSAPATVRQNTSVASPTSRMPVPLSAKSRQSPGTADKAGKQQKLQDAQRQFRQTQNGRVHSSSSFSSSSSSSCSSSSSPSPLSPTPVGPGGKSIRTIHTPSFTSYRSHNGSSGGKSCIPTATAAKDAA encoded by the exons AGCAGACCAAAAGCAACCTGAAGGTGACCTCCCCGGAGGACACGCAGCACGTCGGCCGCAGACAGGCCTCCCCGGATGGGACTTCGAGGGGGGACGCCAAAGGCAGCCGCACTGTCCCCCGCAGGCACACGTTGGGGGGAGCGCGCGGCTCTCGGGAGATCCTGGCCATGCAGCCGCCCGACATGGACAAGAAGAGGGAGGCCTTCCTGGAGCACCTGAAGCAGAAATACCCCCACCACGCCTCGGCAATCATGGGCCACCAGGAGCGGCTGCGAGAGCAG TCTTTACAGGGCATGCTCTCCTCCCTTCACTCAGAGCTTGACATTCAGAGGTACTTGATGAAAATCCAGTTGCCTCACAGA agcAGAAGCCCGAAGCACGGCCCACACTCCAGCACCGGCGACCAGGTCGACCACCTGTCCCTGGCCTCCCTGGACTCGTTGGACGCCATGTCCGAGGCCGACTCGCCATCAGCCTTCACCCGCGGCAGCCGGATCCGTGCTAGCCTGCCCGTGGTGCGATCCACCAACCAGACCAAGGACCGCTCGCTAG GTGTGCTGTACCTGCTCTACGGGGACGAGACCAAGCAGATCCGCATGCCGAATGAGATCACCAGCATGGACACGGTCAGGGCTCTGTTCGTCAGTGCCTTCCCGCAGCAGCTCACCATGAAGATGCTGGAGTCGCCCAGCGTCGCCGTCTACGTCAAAGACGACATGAGGAACATTTACTACGAGCTCGCAGACGTCAG GAACATAGCGGATCACTCCTGCCTGAAGGTCTACCACAAGGACCCGGCGCAGGCGTTCAGCCACGGCCCGAGGCCCGCCAACGGCGATGCCAGG ATGCACAGCGAACCGATGCATGCCGTTCGGGATGGCCCGCCCCCTCTGAGGCAGCCCCCCGTGGGCCCCCCGGCACACCACCCCATGCAGGGAGCCCTTCCACCATCTCCCCACTCCATGCCCCCGTCCCCCTCCAGAATCCCGTTCGGCCCGCGGCAGGGCTCCTTACCTGGCAACGCCACTATCCCGCGGGACCGGCTGTCAAATGCCAACCCTGCGGCCCGCTCCATCTCGCCCTGTCCCAGTGCCATCCTGGAAAGACGGGACGTCAAGCCGGACGAGGACAGGGGCGGCAAAAGCCAGAGTCTATCAAGGGGAAGTGAGAGCTTGTACGCGGACCCGTACGTGCTCCAAGATGGAAGAATGAGCATGGCCTCTGCCCACGGACCACAGCAGAGCCCCGGGATCGATGGTACCGATCACGCCATAGGAGGGTTTCACCGCGCCTCCATCCGCTCCACGGGCTCATACGGCGGGCCGAGCCCGACGGACACTATGGATCACCCCTCTCTGTACCGGCAGAAGTCCAGGAACAGCCAGCTGCCTACTTTGGGCTCAAAGACACCTCCCCCGTCCCCTCACCGGATGGCTGAGGTGCGGATGATTGACATCCATGGCGGGCCTCCTTATGGCGGGCCTCCTCACGGTATGCCTCCTCACGGCGGGCCTCCTCCTGGCATGCCCCCTCACGGTATGCCCCCTCACGGCATGCCCCCTCACGGCGGGCCTCCTCACGGTATGCCCCCTCCCGGCATGCCCCCTCATGGCGTGCCGCCTCACGGCATGCCCCCTCCCGGCGTGCCCCCTCATGGCGTGCCCCCTCACGGCGTTCCCATGGAGAGAAGCTCACCCGTGCGCCAGTCATTCAGGAAGGAGGAAGCGGCGGGCGCCAAGCCCCGGAACAGCATGGGGTCACCTGTGGTTCCGGACCTCCAGGGTCACCTCCAGGGGCCCATCGCAGTTGCCAGTGAGCATCAGACCCG AGTGCGAATGAAGGCTATGGAGCAACAGATTGCCAGCTTGACTGGTCTTGTTCAGCATGCACTTTTAAAGGAGCCAAACACTAGTGGCACCAAGGAGCTACTAAG TGAGATACCATCGAAGACATCATCTCCAGCTCACAGTGCACATAGCTCAG gtggatcCCCAGTCTTGGCCCCCAAGAGCAGCGCAGCTCCACTTGCCAAGGGTCCAGTTCCTCTCAAAGTCAACCTCTTGCAGTTCAGGAAGAACGTTTCTGACCTCAGGATGCAACTGCATCAGATGagacagcagcag GTCCAGAACCAAGAGGCATTACGAGTCCAGCTGAAGCGGGCAGAGCAGGAAATCAGTGTTAAACTTATGGAGGCCATGCAAGGCCTGGAGGACCCTGTGCAGAGGCAGAGagctctggtggaggaggacaggCACAAGTACTTGGGTCTGGAGGAGCGTGTCCTCACACAGCTCGG TGAGCTGGAGCAGTATGTCGGCTCCCTGCAGAAGGACTTGGAAGCGACACAAAGAGCAGTGACTCTGAAGGACGTGGAGGAGGGAGCAGTGACGCTGAGAAAGGTGGGAGAATCTCTGGCAGGACTCAAAG gagagttcCCGGCTCTACAAACCAAAATGCGCTCCGTGCTGAGGGTGGAGGTGGAAGCAGTCAAGTTTTTAAAGGAGGAGCCTCACAAACTGGACAGCATGCTGAAAAGGGTCAAGAGCGTGACTGACACACTCAACGGTCTGAGAag ATGTGCTCCTGAGGGCCCTCAGAAAGGACCGGATCCCTTCGCCAAGGTCCCGGTGGACGACAGCTCTCCAGCCGCCGCAGCCAAAGCTCCCCCCCCACCGGTGGTCCAGCCCAGCTCCGCGCCGGAGCCCCAGAGCTCCACCGTCAAGTCGGAGGTGATGCCTTCCTCTCCGGTGGTCATCCACCATGTGCAGAGTTCTCCGGTCCACATACGGCAGTCCCAGCAGTCTGCGGCCCTGACGGCTCAGCCCAGCCCACCGCTCACCCCCAGCCCCTCCCACGTCCCCGCTCCCGCCCCGAGTCAGGACCGGGACTCGGCCAACGGGGGAGCCTCCGATCCGCCGGGCCCCGCCCATCATAAGAAGACACAGGGCAACCCGGTGAATAACGGCAACGGCACCGCCCCCCAGGGTCTTGTTGTAGAGGAGCTCCAGACCAGCCGGGAGAAGGGCAAACAAAGAGCCATGTCCATAAAG GCGGCAGAGAGGGAGTGGGAAGAGAGGAGGCAGAACATGGGTCATTATGATGGAAAAGAGTTTGAGAAGATCCTGCAGGAAGCCCAGGCCAACATGATGAAGGGCATTCCCAGTCTAGAAGTTGAAGAGAATCCGACCCCGATCCCGGATGCCACTACGGAACGAGAAGACATACACAACCTTGTGGAGTCACTGACAG AGCCCCAGTCGGAGCCTCACTCCGACAAGCCGGGCCAGAAGGGGCCTGAGAAACTCCCAAAGCCCGCGCTGGAGAAACCAGCCAAACCTTCCAAGAGCGCCGCAAAGCCGACGGAGAGCTTTGCCAAGCAGGGCTCTGAGAAGTCCAGCAAGTCCCCAGCgccaccacctcctcccaggaagacctactctagctccagctCCGGCATGACTACCACGCGCTCCGGCGAAGTGGTCTTTACTAGCAGGAGGGAGTCGGTCTCGGCTCAG GAGGGTGAAGGGGACACTCCACCACCAAGTCCCCAACCAAAGCCCAACAAGGTTCGTCCAGAGACCAAGCCCAAGCCAGCCACCCCTCCCCCGGTCACTGCTCCCGTtgccagagaagaggaggacgaaggCGACAGGATCATGGCAGAGCTGCAG GTTTTCCAGAAGTGCGCAGTTAAGGACGTAGGGGTGAAAAATTTGGTAGAACCGACCTCTCGAATTGAACCGCAAATCAGAGAGCTAAGACCGGGGGCCTTATTGCCCCTCAAAGAGAAAAAG CAGAGCTCTGAGCCCACTCGAGAGGATAAAGATCCAGACATAGATGAAAATGGGAATACCACTGTCCGACAAAGCCAAGGG GTCATATACTATGTGACCGGTCAGATTCCCAAAGAGCATCCGGCCCCGTCAGGAACAGAGGAAACCCCCGAACACCGAGAGCCCACACAGCCTCCATCACAGGTGTCAAATGTCAATGTTAACGACAATTCTCCAAGCCAacaaaagcagcagcaccagcagccacAGTCTCCGCCACCCAAATCACCACCACCTGTCACACCTCCACCCATATCACCCAAGCCCGTGGGACTGAAAGGATTCAAACTTCCACGGACGCAAGTCAAACGCGCTGAGTCCTTGAAGACCAGTGCCGAAATGGAGAGGGGAAAAGTCCTCAATAAAATGAATACTgagaggaaaaataatgctATCCAGCAACGTGTTGATTCTAGTAAAATTATAACACCCGAGCCTGCGGCTACCACCACGACCATCGGCGTACAAGAGGTGCCAAAAGGTTCCGTCGCTCCACCAAAAAAGCCCCCAAGCGAGGCCAGAGATCCACCAAAACCCAAATCGAATCTGGAGGAGTATCATGACGAGGCGAGTCTCAGTCCGGACTTGCCCGGAGAAGAGGCGCCTCCGCCCCCCGACAACATCGCCTTTATGATCACCCACACCAAAGTTCAGGCCCTTTCCCGCGGCGAGTACCAGGAACTGGTCAACGCCCAGAAGGGAAACGACTTCCAGACTTTTACTTTAGGTAATGCTGCTTACCCGGGCGGCCCGACGGCAGTACCCACTGCGCCGCAGGACAACGGCTTCAACAAGAAGcccgtcatcatcatcttcgaCGAGCCCATGGACATCCGTTCGGCGTACAAGCGCCTGTCCACCGTCTTTGAATGCGAAGAGGAAATGGACAGGATGATGGCGGCCGAGTGCAtcgaggaggagagcgaggagtcAGACACCGAGAGTGGGGGCGGGCAGGTCAAAGCGGCCGGGGTCGAGGCGGCCTCTCCGAAGGTCGCCGCGGACCAGCTTGCGGCCAGCTTGTCGTCCTCGTCTTCGTCGTCGATCCCTGAGCTGATCACCGAGGGCGGAATGAATCTGGAGTCGAGCAGCGACGCCAAGCACGACGTCAAGAAGAAGTTCAAGTTCAAGTTCGCCAAGAAGCACCTGGCGGCCCTGACCCAGGCCATCCGCTCGGGCACCAAGTCGGGAAAGAAGACCTTACAGGTGGTCGTgtacgaggacgaggaggaatcCGACGGCACTATCAAGCAGCACAAGGAAGCAAAGAGATTTGAGATCGCGCGCTCAAAGTCCGTGTCGGACGCGCCCAGGGCGCCGGGCTCAGCCGCGCCGCCGAAGAGGCAGAACTCGGACTCCCTCTACAGGACGGACGAGATCCGGAAGAACACCTACAAGACACTGGACAGCCTGGAGCAGACCATCAAGCAGCTGGAGACCACCATTAGCGAGATGGGACCACAGTCCCCCGGGGAGCCGGTCGGCTCCGAGGAGGCCCAAGCGGAGTACGGGAAAGGCTCGGAAGGAGTGGGGCTGAAGAGGTCTTCCTCTCTCCCCACCTCCAGAGGGTCAGGCGCTAAGGTATCCAGCAAAAAGCCATCGCTGAAGAAGATTAAACCTCAACTCCTTCCTCGCCCTGTAGTCATCCCTAcacccaccagcaccaccaccaccaccactgtccCCAGTGCCCCCGCCACAGTACGACAG